The following coding sequences lie in one Prionailurus viverrinus isolate Anna chromosome X, UM_Priviv_1.0, whole genome shotgun sequence genomic window:
- the LOC125157371 gene encoding E3 ubiquitin-protein ligase RLIM-like, which translates to MENSDSDEEDGSVARSRSQMDRLVREENFYEFVNNLSEEDYKLMRDNDLLGIPGESTLEELLKRLQQIKENPPENSEENTGGGKSSDNSGEYLLGWLNTFGQTEYVTSGQRENQSWEEIIQINSDSNDSTFSLEVNSNPNNGSPNPENEYVASTRSPRTYNMENSQSQAENTQSESTFIRSPGSEQSTTEALIQVPVTRGRRRERSSSPDHRRTRARTESSPAPNRMSELLRRFHYSITSPTFEQPLVNETERFSRIQHQETSRQQITGLELQNRGLAATSGSSSALQEENFPGTTNDGESQGLGQINPTIHFDCEVGQVHPRAYSQRDSTATRIQLTSETPNNTLTLESEQGGRRDMFPHSEQADARAYVRNARIPSLHIILTTGFNDIPPPAIQSTLRQTVTGSSGLSGNLRASDTDLVHSVSPLSPNMEREESQNERDASDVRTHSDCNSNPSSDFYSSSTLISSSGSNYLSSSNSTPISSSSSSDEYSEISSVMFEGSNDISLPPGSSSETRRENRSMSPIIFDDSDSWTSLNLDHFFLLNEDDHDQHTGLTKAQIDNLAIRSFGEGGALKACTICITEYTEGNKLRILPCTHEFHVHCIDRWLSENSTCPICRREVAGSAERENSN; encoded by the exons ATGGAAAATTCAGATTCTGACGAAGAAGATGGATCCGTGGCCCGGAGCAGAAGTCAGATGGACCGATTGGTCCGGGAAGAAAACTTCTATGAATTTGTAAATAACCTGAGTGAAGAAGATTACAAGCTTATGAGGGATAACGATTTATTAGGCATCCCTGGTGAAAGTACACTAGAAGAGTTGTTGAAGAGACttcaacaaattaaagaaaacccaCCGGAAAACTCGGAGGAAAATACAG GTGGAGGAAAGTCTTCCGATAATAGTGGTGAGTATCTATTAGGCTGGCTGAACACTTTTGGACAAACTGAATATGTGACAAGTGGGCAAAGAGAAAACCAATCTTGGGAAGAAATAATCCAGATTAATTCAGATAGTAATGACTCCACATTCAGTTTAGAAGTAAATTCTAACCCTAATAATGGGAGCCCAAATCCAGAGAATGAATATGTAGCATCTACAAGATCTCCCAGAACATACAACATGGAAAACAGCCAAAGTCAAGCAGAAAACACACAATCTGAATCAACATTTATAAGATCACCTGGATCAGAACAAAGTACAACTGAAGCATTAATACAAGTCCCAGTTACCAGAGGTCGGCGAAGAGAAAGAAGCAGTAGCCCTGATCATCGGAGAACCAGAGCAAGAACTGAAAGTAGTCCGGCTCCAAACAGAATGAGTGAACTTTTACGAAGATTTCATTATAGTATAACATCTCCAACTTTTGAGCAGCCTCTGGTAAATGAGACTGAGAGATTTTCTAGGATTCAGCACCAAGAAACATCAAGACAGCAAATAACTGGACTTGAGCTGCAAAATAGGGGTCTTGCTGCAACTTCTGGATCAAGCAGTGCACTTCAAGAAGAAAATTTTCCAGGCACAACCAATGATGGTGAATCTCAGGGACTGGGACAGATAAATCCAACCATACACTTCGATTGTGAAGTCGGACAAGTTCATCCTAGGGCGTACTCTCAAAGAGACAGCACAGCTACCAGAATTCAGTTAACATCTGAGACGCCAAACAACACTCTCACTTTAGAAAGTGAACAAGGAGGACGCAGGGATATGTTTCCACATTCTGAGCAGGCAGATGCAAGAGCTTATGTCAGGAACGCCAGAATTCCTTCTCTTCATATTATTTTAACTACTGGTTTCAATGATATACCACCTCCTGCAATTCAGAGCACATTAAGGCAGACAGTGACAGGATCCAGTGGCTTAAGTGGTAACCTCAGGGCCAGTGACACTGATTTAGTACACAGTGTCTCACCCCTAAGTCCAAACATGGAAAGGGAAGAGTCACAAAATGAAAGAGATGCGTCTGATGTTAGGACTCATTCTGATTGCAATTCAAATCCTAGTTCTGATTTCTATTCAAGTTCTACATTGATTTCTAGTTCAGGCTCCAATTACCTGTCTAGTTCCAATTCTACTCCTATTTCCAGTTCCAGCTCCAGTGATGAATATTCAGAAATTAGCTCAGTAATGTTTGAAGGCAGTAATGACATAAGCTTACCACCAGGCTCGTCATCAGAAACCAGGCGAGAAAATAGATCTATGAGCCCAATAATATTTGATGACAGTGACTCTTGGACCTCCCTTAATCTGGaccattttttcctcttaaatgaAGATGATCATGACCAACATACAGGACTTACCAAAGCACAGATTGACAACTTGGCTATAAGATCTTTTGGTGAAGGTGGTGCATTAAAAGCCTGTACCATCTGCATCACCGAGTACACAGAAGGCAACAAACTTCGCATCCTACCTTGCACCCATGAATTTCATGTCCACTGTATCGATCGCTGGCTGTCAGAGAACTCCACCTGTCCTATTTGTCGTAGGGAAGTAGCAGGTTCTGCTGAGAGAGAAAATTCTAATTGA